TACAGGTGTCACTAAATGAAATATAGGAAAGGAACCTCAAGTGGAATATAGAGCCAAAATTTCATGTGCTTGTATAGTTGTATCACATTTTTAGTTCAATAGTTGGAGTTAAATGCAATTAGTCTTACATATAAGTTGTGTTGCCAGACCGCTTAACTCGTTGAATGTCAAAGGAGACCTCGAATTTCCTATAAGTTTTAATCATACATGCACATATATTACACAATATACTTCACTGTAAACAATCATAAATAAGTAGTTCCTATCTGTAATTCGCGTTACAATGATAAATTTCTTGTTACGGAGTGCTAAATTAAACTTGATCAATATGGgcggatttttttatttatatttttaacataGCTTTATGTGTTTACATTGACAATGAGTAactaactcttttttttttttttttttttaattctttctaAGCAGATTAAGTAATGGATAACGAAATCGTAGTTGTTGTCGAATCGAGCAACAAAGTCGGTCAAGCTTGGAACACCATAAGGAATGAGCTCTTAAACAAAATGATTGGGTAACTGTTATACCAATCTTTGTTCTTATTAATGTTTTGTCTGTTTTAGTTTCATTTTAGTCAAACATATGTTAAATCATCTATGTTAGATTTATATCACATGCAGCCCAAACGAGGGTAAAATagtctttttttttattttctgtcttTAATAACATATGGACACCACAAGTAAACTTTGTTGGATAATCTTGATAATGTGTTTGGCCCAAGTTGAAGCCTGATTTGTTGCCAGCAGCCAAAAGTAAAGTATGTGATCCAGTAGCAGTAGTAAGTTTAAAGTAATAAAGGAGTTGACCAATTAATTAATTTGTTGCATTTGGAATTGGCATTCGTAGACCAAATCACATGTGACTAAAAGTGATAAAGGAGTTCAGATGCTAGCTCTGCATCTGTTTCCTTCACTGCTtcctgtttttatttttttttattttgggtcATGTTTGTAAATGTGTGAGCTTTGGGTCTGTGCATGAGTATCTATGTCATGCTCTCTAGTTTTGGTTCTTCTTTGTACTATTgcaagttttatttatatatttagtttgcttggcctttcaaaaaaaaaaatatgtgactAAAAGTGGGAAAAGTATAACGTGTGAGAGTGGCGGTGTACCAATTCTTAAGGGGTAGGGACGTGTGTTAGTGGTTTTATTTTCTGTACGTGTGCACATACATGTAGTGGCTAATGGAAGTACTGTAAATAGGAAGTGGTAATATGCAGTGTGTTATGTGGTTTTTGTTTTCTGTACTCAAGTAATATTTGAGCATGATGTTTCAATTAACTTACTTAACTGCAGTAATTAATTTGAGCTCATTGTTGGTGTTTCTTTCAACTGCAGTGTTTTTTGTGAAAAGGGACAGAAGTGTGCATTGGTTGTTTACAGTCCTAGTAAAACCCAAAAGCTGCAGACATACCAGAACGCGTGGACTCGCAATTCGAGTGAGTTTTTTGAGTGGTTAGGGGAAATTAAGTTTGGTTTAGAAACTGATGAAACAACCAGTCGATGTGGAGGAATGAGCCAGGCTTTGGAGCTGGCTTATACTATGCCTCAGTATGATGAGGATGGCCTTGAAAAACCAAGACATTGCGACATTGCGTCTTGGTTGCTGCTCTTGTACCGGAGCATCCTGAGGAGGTTCTATCGGTGGTTGCTAACATGTATAAACAGGGCTCTATTTCATTCTCTGCTGTTTGTTCAAAAGAGTTGGATTTCATATATAAGGAGGTGAGTTAAAATTACTACTCTACTATTAATTAGACTTATATAtaaattgatgattgatgattgagattgagattgagatttaATCAAATTTACAGGGTGTTAATGATCAAACACACGTTGTGAAGCCTTTAAGTGAATTCAGAAGTGTCTCATCTATTCGACTATTATTACAAGCTCAAACTGATGACTTTGTCAATGATGCTTTGGGAGGAGGAGGGGCAATTCCTCAGGCTGCTGATTTTAACAACTCTGGCTTTTCATATAAACACGACACCGATGCTGGCCCATCAGTTCAAGGTCTTCAGGAACCAATTCAATCCACTAATGAAGAAGTTCAAGCACCACTAATCATCGATGATCCGTTTCCTTATTTAGATGATTTGGTGATAGGAGAGGAATTGGAATTAAACCTTGATGCACCTTATGACGAAAATTTTGACTTGGGCTTTTTCATGCAACATGAgtttaatgatgatgttgatgctgGGTTATCAACTCCAACAGCAGCAGCAACAGTGCATCCTAATCAACATCCAACTGAAGCACAACAACTTGTTCAACCACAACCACTTCAAATAGTACCAACTCAAGCTGCTATCAATCAACTACTTCAATTAGCACCTCCACCACTGCAGGGAGACGTGGTTCCAGTTACTATTGATGGAGTGGTTATCAATGTCCCTCTACCATATTGCTCGTGTACTGGCGATTCCCATCCTTGCACACATGGTTCAGGCAAATTTCAAAGCAAGTGTTGTAGCTCTACTTATCGTGGTCACCCACTTCCAAATCAGATGAGGGGTCGCACGATGTCCCAATCGGGTTTTGAGAGACTGCTCAAATATTTTGTGGATCGATATCATATTAATCCCCAGGATGTTACACTTGATCTGAGAGACTATTGGAGAACCAGAGGGAATCCAGACTTGAATTGAAGAACTCTACTTGAGAACACAGGGTATCATCTTATCTTAGTGTAGCACCATATTACACCATACCATATTATCTCTTAGTGTAGCACCATCTTTTACTGGTGAACACCAGATATTACTCTATTCTCTATTTGTTGCAAGTCAAACAACACTAACAACTTGATACCTTCCACCCAAGTTTATGCTTTGCTGTTTTTTAACATCTTGTGTTCTAGTTTCTCAAAAAAGCAGTGGTCTTGGTAAGATCAATTTGAGCCCACTTTTATTTAgaatttagaatactaataataaaataataaataataataataataaaaaatggatTATTTGCGTTTTCCACTCCTCAAAACCGCACAAATCTGACAGTAGGTGGTGATTTACTGTTTCAAAACGCGAATTTCAAAAATTAAATTTAATTCTACCCTTTCAATTTACCATCAGTTAATTAACCtttataataatactccgtataaaaaGCCTACCCCCAGCTGTTCCTGCAACTGTTATGCCTTTGCTTTCTCTTCCCGAGGAATACCTACTTCTTAACAAATTAAGTTTTTATCATATTTACCCTTATTaagttttaaaaattcatatttatccatttaaacaatatatatatatatatatatatatatatatatatatatatatatatatatatatatatatatatatatatatatatattttaacagcAAACAAATAATTTTATTAGATATGAAAAGATAAGATATTTACAAGCGCCAAGTCTAAACAAAACGAGTACGTTACATCTATGAAAACGTTAAAAacactattttttttaaaaaaaaaaacactaaaggaaaACGAGAGATATAAGCCCACCGGTATCGTAGGAAAACGCCTTAGTCCGTTCATTATCATTAAGGAGGAGATTTTACTTGAGAGAACAAGCTGAGATGGAAACGAAGCACAGTGTTGACAATTCAACGACAAAGCACCCCGAACCACCCCAATTTCTCTCCTCCAAAACGACTATTCCAGGAGTGGGCCAAAAAACCTACATGGGGGTATATCTATTAGCCAATTCCAGACCGGCTAAAAGCATTCGACATCAAGGAGAGAGGACATGCAACCCATCTATCCCACTCGAGATTAATCAACTTGCATCTATTAGATATCCCTTCAAAGCTTTTGAGCTGAATTTCTTTAAAAATTAAATCGCTCGTGAGTTTGGATTTAGAGAAAGTCTGATTGTTTCGATTTCTCCAAATCATATAACATGTGATCCATTCCGTTGCCTGCCATAATTGTTTAGAAAACGAGTGGGAAAACGAATGACCAGGACCTCCCTGACCTAGAAAAACATCCGCCAAGTTGCGCGAAGGAGGCGGGATAAGATCCCACCACTTCAACACTTTGTCCCAGATATCTTTGGCCGTTTTACAAGAAAGGATCGAATGTTCCACCGTCTCCAAACCATCGTCACAAATTGGACAGCGGATCGTACCCAAGTCGATACCCGGCTTATCAAGTTCTACTCTAGTCGGGAGCCGGTTATGTCTAGCTCGCCACACAAACAATTCCACTTTTAGTGGCACTAGATGATTGCGGATTGTGTGAACAGCGGGGGGTGAATTTGCCAAATCAGCACGCATGAGCAGGTCCGTGAGCTTTTTAACCGAGAAAACGCCATTAGGACTAAGCGACCAATACCAGTCCTCGACACCTGAGCTACAAGGGACAAAACTAGCTAAAACATTAGTAAGATTGGTGATATCTCCTAGCAATCTCCCTGAGATGCTACGAGACCAACACCAATGAGTAAGCGCAAGGTTATTTACCCAATGAACCCGATCCCTAACAGTGGCGTTTTGATTTGTCTCGAGACGAAAAATTCTATTAAATTTATCTTTAAGTAAAAAATCCCCGAGCCAAGGGTCCAACCAAAACTTTGTTTGCGTTCCATCAACAATACGTTTTTTAAATGAAAAAGCAAAAGATGATTCAAGATTATGAAAATTACGACCTACGTCCAGGATGGAGGCCTAAGTTGATCCCATTCGGCCTGCAGCAAGCGAGGAGGAAGGGATGAGCCCACCATCTTGCCCATAGATGCTTTCTATTACTTTTACCCATAAAGAATTACGTTCAGTcttaaaacgccaccaccattttccaAGGAGAGCTCGGTTCTTCGTTGCCAAAGAACCAATGTTAAGCCCTCCTTTATCATAAGGTAAAAGACAAGTGTCCCATTTGATCCAAGACATTTTCGAGCCATCGCTAGAACCCCCCAAAAAAAAACGACGTCTCAATCCTTCAAGTTTCTGAACAACACAAGATGGGACTTTAAAAAGAGAGAAAAAGTAAAGGGGTAGACTAGATAATACCGATTTTATAAGCGTGAGTCGTCATCCAAAAGAAAGAGATTTAGTCTTCCAATCAGCAAGCCTTTTACCAAACTTTTCGAAAACCGGATCCCAGTCTTTCACACGTTTCATTGAGGAACCGATCGGCAATCCAAGGTAAGTGATAGGTAGTGATCCTGAAGCACACCCAAGCCAATCCGCCATTTCCTCCACCGCCTCTTTCGAGACCCCAATACCGTAAACACAACTTTTGTTAATATTGATTTTAAGCCCGGAGGTTGCTTCAAAACATTTTAGGATTTTTAATAGGTTTCGAGCATTCCTTCCATTCCACTCCCCAAAAAATAAAGTATCGTCCGCATATTGTAGGTGAGTTAAACAAACATTTTCACGGCCAATTTTGATCCCACTAAACCGATTGTCATAGGCCGCGAGTTTGGTGAGGTGGTTTAAGCCTTCGGGCACCATGATGAATAAGTACGGGGACAGAGGATCCCCTTGCCGAACGCCTCTCTTTAGGTTAAATTCTTTTGTAGGCGCCCCATTTACTAGAACCGAAATCGAAGCGGAGGTTAAGCAGGCTTTAATCCACGTCCTCCATCTTACCCCAAAACCCATTAAATCCATAATCTCCATCAAAAAATCCCAATTTATACTGTCAAATGCTTTCTCGAAGTCAACCTTAAAGAGAAAACCTTTACGTTTGGTTACTTTGATGTCATGAAGCGCCTCGTTTGCAACGAGGATCCCGTCTAATATGTATCGGTTCTTTATGAAAGCACATTGTTCGAACCCAATAACTGAAGAAATTACCCGTTGTAGCCGCTTAGTTAAAACTTTCGATAAAATTTTGTAGAAGCTACCTATCAAACTTATGGGTCGATAGTCACTAAAACCTTGTGGGTCATTTTTCTTAGGTATCAACGCAATGAATGAGGAGTTGCATCCCTTGGAAATATCACCCACCTCCCAAAAACGAATAAAAGCCGCTAGAAGAGCATCTTTAATGAGATcccaaaacttaataaaaaatttCATATTATAACCATCGGGACCCGGGGCCTTATCACCACCACACTCTTTCACCGCATTAAAAATCTCGTCGATGTTAAAAGGTTCCTCAAGGAGCGCAGATTCAGTGTGTGAAAGCTTCTTTTCAAGAGGGCCACGCATTTTGAAGGTTCTCGGTTCGGGTTCATTAAATCTCGCTTGAAAATGATGAAGGGCTTCCGCTTTGATAACAATCGGGTCTTCAACCCACATACCATTCAAATTAATACCCCGAATGTTGTTTTTGTTTTGACGTCGTTTGATGCACGAGTGGAAATATTTACTATTTTCGTCACCCTCCACTGCCCATTTAATTCGCGCCTTTTGTTTCAAGATGCTTGCTTTTTCTTTGTCTTTTTGGAGCCATTTTTTCCTAGCTTCAAGCCAAGAGGCAATTTCAGCCTCGTTCAGGTCTCGGCAACCAATGGCCACTTCCCAATCCGCAACTTCTTTCTTTAGGGTATCAATTTCCAAGTTGAGAAGGCTGAACTTCAGATtgtatttctccttcagaatcgaTTTAACCTTTTTCAACTTGTCACGGAAGATACAGTCCGGCCGCGAATTGCGAGTATCACAAGCCCATGCACTTGCAACTAGGTCTAGGCACTCCTCATCCTCGAACCAGTGATTGAAAATACGAACCGGTCTAGGCCCATAATCAATATTTGAATCCTTCAACATAATAGGGCAGTGATCCGAGTGTTTTCGATCAAGTGTACAAGCGGCAATGTCACTCCAAATATCAATACATGCTTCCGAGACCAAGAATCTATCAAGTTTACTGTACTTCAAACCATCATCACTGATTCTGGTGAATTTCAAACCACCCAAAGGGATCTCAATAAGATTTGATTTATCAACAAAGTCGTTAAACATTTTTGCTCTATTTTCCATGAATAAACAATTTTTCCTTTCCGAAGGCCATCGAACTTCATTGAAGTCCCCACAAATAATCCAATCCTGAATGTTAACCTGCATGATATCAACAAGGCTTTCCCAAAACTTATGTTTGAGATCATCAGTGTGCGGTCCATAAACATTAACGAGGGTCGACTCTGAATCTTTACCCGCCCACCTCCCTTTAATAGCTAGAAAAAATTCCCTTTCGACAGCTTGTGTGACACCAAATTTTAGTGGGTTCCAAATAAGAATTAAGCCGCCCGACAAACCCACCGCAGGTTTAAACACATATTCATAATTCTGATTTCCCCAAAGAACTTCAATAAATCCATCAGTTATACATCTACGTTTAGTTTCTTGAATTGCAAAAATATCGGGGTTATGTTCACGAATTAAATCTTTTACCCAATTGCATTTGTCTTCCCCCAATTTCCCGAGTCCACGTACATTTAAAGAAGTAATcttcattttaaaataaaaaagATAATAAGAAAACGTTTTACCACATGGGTGTTAACTCGAATGTGTGGGCCCGATCCAATCTAGTCCAATATCGTTTCCAAACTCTTGAAGGCCGATGCTACAATTAGACAATGATTTTTCAGCAGACTGTGTCGGCTTGGCCATGTGTTTCTGTGATTTTTTTGCAGCTTGACCCTTAACCCTTCGATATTTAGTGATCTTGTTTCTCCATTAGTCTCAGGATGATTCACAGGAATGTACGAAGGTAAATCTAATGTGTGAAGATTAACGGCAGTTGCCGAGGGTGTAACATCAGAATTAGGGGGTAGAAATATGTGTAAGTCGTGTTTGAACTGTGGAGGTGGGCAGAAGCCAGGTGGGCAATCGTCCTCCATCATCTCATTAACCTCGATATTTTTTTTTTCCCAGAAAAGCCATATGAAGGAGCAGGAGGATCACCACTTACGGTTTTGGGATTTTGAACATCTTTGACGGGTTCATACTCGAGGTCAGGAGAGAAATTAGGTATGGGTGGTGGCCCATCTTCCATAGGGGGGAAGGTTGTTGGTGTCAATTTCCTTCTGCCCAACCGAATTATGGGGATCAATCTGGTTGTCACGGGCAAGTGGGGCGTAGGGCAGCACCTGAACCAAAACAGGCTCAAAATTAATGGTTTGTGCAGGCCTGAAGGTACACGGTTATGGGTCAGATTGGTTCACAAGCTGCCCACTTTTCCTACACGATTGGGCCTCATTTTCCTCAGAGAGAACAGTGTTACATTTTCCATGCCCCGAAACCCTTTGGTTATCAACGTTGTCATCGTTAAAATTACTATCAGATACCCAACATTTAGACAATTGGTCCTCCCGAGCGTCGGCATCCACCAAAGTCGTGTTTGAACTGTGGAGGTGGGCAGAAGCCAGGTGGGCAATCGTCCTCCATCATCTCATCAAGATAGGCATCCACCAAAGGATCATATTTACCgccttttattaataatattatatttacccATTTTAAACAACTAAACTCATCATATTCACCCATATATTAAAATAGCAATCTAATAAATAAAATACTATCATTTTCTAATGTTTTGTGATACACATGGTATGCTGCTACTTAATTTACTCATGTATACTATTATCGTTGTTGATAACCTTCACCTAACCATCAGTAACATATCAATCGTAAATCTATACACATTATGATTACTACTAGTATGAGTACTCCGTGAATCTTAAGATGTGTTGCACTGATGTACATAGCCCATACATAGTCTACCATATCTTATACGGAGTATAGTTAAATGAAAACACGATTGCTAGTATCGGCTTATAGTTTATGCTTGATTTGATAATAATCACTAACGGTTAAATTGAAAGTCATGAGTTAAATAGCCTTATCTAAATTATCCATACTGGTCCTAGCGTTATTTCATCTAATCAATATGACGGCAGAGGTTTCTACCATTAGCAAATTATCTCGGTGAACACGCATAAAATTATGTAGATGGACAATTATAATTACAGATTTTGGATCCCAATAATGTGTATAGGGGTAGGGACATGTGTGTTGGGGACACGTGGCAGGTTGTAAGTGGTTGGAAAAATTCAACCGTTGGGAGCGGTtcgaataaaaaaataaataatattttttacTTATTATATTTATATCCCCCAAAAACACACACAATATTCAATTCTTTACCTCAAACACTCAATTTCatctttttttcaaaaaaaatgttTAACACTCCAAACACTCCACACATCGAAAATTATGATGATTACGATACACCACTATCAAATACCCGTTCGATATCAAATCAATTGGTGTTCGGGAGTGCTAATAGTCCCGGGTTAAACCAACCTCTTCCAACATCAAGTCCACAACAATATGCTAATGTCACAAGAAATTTTATTCGGGTTTAACCAACCACAACAATTGCCGCCGTTGAATCATGAACGACAACAATGGGCATTTTTTCAACACCAACAAATGATGCAAAACTAACAACAAATGTTCCAAAGCCAACCATAACAAATGTTTCAAACCCAACAAACAACTTCTCAAGCCCAATCGCAAGAATCGCAAAAATTGCAAGAACCTCGCGCTACTCGCAAAcgcgaaaaaaaagaaaaaaggtttattatttattatatatatatatatatatatatatatatatatatatatatatatatatatatatatatatatatatatatatatatatagtggtagggtcaagggggaagtaaccaatcggagggaagcgggagaagcaaattttttttttcgttttttgaaaaaaactttgttcacgaacattatagattggatgaaaatatgaacatttaataaagacactttgtgataaatgtttttattttggcgggaaaacgctcgaagaagtaatatataacaactgCCAAATGAATCCGAACAACGGGCGGGCGGGTATCTTCCATTTTGGTAGGCCATTTGCGTAAACAAATT
This genomic window from Rutidosis leptorrhynchoides isolate AG116_Rl617_1_P2 chromosome 2, CSIRO_AGI_Rlap_v1, whole genome shotgun sequence contains:
- the LOC139888045 gene encoding uncharacterized protein, whose translation is MARKCLGSNGTLVFYLMIKEGLTLVLWQRRTELSLENGGGVLRLNVILYGSGVEDWYWSLSPNGVFSVKKLTDLLMRADLANSPPAVHTIRNHLVPLKVELFVWRARHNRLPTRVELDKPGIDLGTIRCPICDDGLETVEHSILSCKTAKDIWDKVLKWWDLIPPPSRNLADVFLGQGGPGHSFSHSFSKQLWQATEWITCYMIWRNRNNQTFSKSKLTSDLIFKEIQLKSFEGISNRCKLINLEWDRWVACPLSLMSNAFSRSGIG